In Gemmatimonadaceae bacterium, the genomic stretch CAGAACTGAAACCGCCAGTAGGCGTCCGCGCGCCATGATCCGGAGTGTGCATCGGTTCATCAGACCGCGCCGCCAACCCAACACTGCTTGAAGCCTAAAGTAATTGCGACCGGGGCACTCACTCCTCGCCAGGCCGGCTGATACTGCGCTCCTCGCTGAACCCCCCAGGATAGCGTTTCCGCAGCTTGTCGACATTCATCTGCGCAATGTCCCCCAGCCCGATTCCTATTCCCGTCGCGCCGATCGCGCAATACCAGAGAATGTCGCCGATCTCTTTCGCAATCTTGTCGCGCGTTGCGTCGTCGAGCGGGTGCCCGTGAAACATCACTTTCTTCACGTGATCGGCAATCTCGCCCGATTCACCGGATAGCCCAAGCGCAGCGCTGTTCAAGAGCGAGAGTGACGTCGCCGTGCTTTCTGCCGACGCGGTTCGAAGCGCAAGGTCCTGATATGTGTCGAAATCCTTCATCTAACCGCTTCCGGCGGGCGGAGGTTTATCAGGCGATCGCCTGCCTGACTGTTGTCGGCCACCCGAGACACGAATCTCTCCGTACATGCCGAGCGCAACATGCTCCGGCGACTTCGGATCATCCTTGACGAAGCACGCTATCACGTACACGCGCCCGGGCTTCATGTCGACGTCCA encodes the following:
- a CDS encoding nucleoside triphosphate pyrophosphohydrolase family protein — translated: MKDFDTYQDLALRTASAESTATSLSLLNSAALGLSGESGEIADHVKKVMFHGHPLDDATRDKIAKEIGDILWYCAIGATGIGIGLGDIAQMNVDKLRKRYPGGFSEERSISRPGEE